The proteins below are encoded in one region of Lactuca sativa cultivar Salinas chromosome 3, Lsat_Salinas_v11, whole genome shotgun sequence:
- the LOC111881581 gene encoding uncharacterized protein LOC111881581 — MAGPSLSNLEHPTTANIKFLCSYGGKILPRYPDGKLRYHGGETRVLAVDRYLSFSELVVKLGELSGTSMPVALRCQLPTEDLDALVSITSDEDLVNLIEEYDRVGKLQSSSNLKIRAFLSLQKKSSPTSSTASSPSTTTGLESSSPSSDSNSLTRFPMAATNHYGEQMLKPQGKLPFRYERSSGNLLRYACQNSSQSYQLLHNDNHCNKSLRYATDFRSENFCS, encoded by the exons ATGGCAGGACCTTCTCTCAGTAATCTTGAACACCCTACCACCGCAAACATCAAATTTCTTTGCAGCTACGGCGGAAAGATCCTCCCTCGTTACCCCGATGGCAAACTCCGTTACCACGGCGGAGAGACTCGTGTCCTCGCCGTTGACCGCTACCTCTCTTTCTCCG AATTGGTGGTGAAACTCGGTGAACTTAGCGGGACGTCGATGCCGGTGGCTCTGAGGTGTCAACTGCCGACGGAGGATTTAGACGCGCTTGTGTCAATTACATCCGacgaggatctcgttaatctcatTGAGGAATATGATCGAGTAGGTAAACTACAATCATCATCGAATCTCAAAATCAGAGCGTTTCTCTCACTACAGAAGAAATCCTCCCCGACTAGTTCAACCGCCTCTTCTCCGTCCACCACAACCGGTCTCGAGAGTTCTTCTCCGTCGTCCGATTCCAATTCACTCACGAGATTTCCTATGGCAGCGACGAATCATTACGGCGAGCAGATGTTGAAACCACAGGGAAAACTTCCATTCCGCTACGAAAGATCCAGCGGAAACCTCCTGCGCTATGCATGTCAGAATTCAAGCCAGAGTTACCAGCTCCTTCACAATGACAACCATTGCAATAAGAGTCTTAGATATGCGACCGACTTTCGATCGGAAAACTTTTGTTCTTGA